The following proteins are encoded in a genomic region of Terriglobales bacterium:
- a CDS encoding Spy/CpxP family protein refolding chaperone, whose product MKTNFILIAIVLAVLIPITSSAQTKSGNSNTNDDIGSANSEQVDAVLATPPAVPRGPKQLLQDYETEMAEITHRFSATLLQITDAVQRGELTSEQGQKISSEQYQVAQMQFELLGAWSAMLQQDLDRVPDPGAPAASSQAEDNQVILVALPFSSFQLNPSLAEYLDLSQAQVERIEQVMARERRSLQPLITELQATREKLLAADPVHTSGKDLKALANAQAGQLAKLIVANERMQSEIYKLLTLEQQHKLNDLKRGAESSTLAKK is encoded by the coding sequence ATGAAAACTAACTTCATTCTCATCGCGATTGTCTTAGCGGTACTTATACCAATTACTTCATCCGCGCAGACCAAATCCGGAAACAGTAATACGAACGATGACATCGGAAGCGCCAATTCCGAACAGGTTGACGCTGTCTTGGCCACACCTCCTGCAGTACCGCGCGGCCCAAAGCAACTGTTGCAGGACTATGAAACTGAAATGGCAGAGATTACGCATCGATTTTCTGCAACCCTCTTGCAAATTACCGACGCTGTGCAGCGCGGAGAACTCACCAGCGAGCAAGGGCAGAAAATCAGTTCTGAGCAATACCAAGTGGCGCAGATGCAATTTGAGCTGCTCGGCGCCTGGAGTGCCATGTTGCAACAGGATCTGGATCGGGTTCCTGATCCTGGAGCTCCAGCGGCTTCCAGTCAGGCCGAAGATAACCAAGTCATCCTGGTAGCGCTGCCGTTCTCATCGTTTCAGCTGAATCCTTCATTGGCAGAATATTTGGACTTGAGCCAGGCGCAGGTTGAACGCATCGAGCAAGTGATGGCACGAGAACGCCGAAGTCTTCAGCCGCTGATCACAGAGCTGCAAGCAACAAGGGAGAAGTTGTTGGCTGCGGACCCAGTCCACACCAGCGGCAAGGACCTCAAAGCACTTGCCAACGCACAAGCAGGACAGTTGGCGAAGTTGATCGTGGCCAACGAACGTATGCAGTCGGAGATCTACAAGCTGCTCACTCTAGAACAGCAGCACAAACTCAACGATTTGAAACGCGGCGCTGAATCGTCGACCCTTGCAAAAAAGTGA
- a CDS encoding sigma 54-interacting transcriptional regulator, producing the protein MSTEPIIAGANNGERRETLLGLSDTARLQLLLDLTKRITSNLQLREVLRAIAANVREVIQCDAVVISLPDMSSGTVRVYALDFPNSKGLIAEEQIVAMSGAARRALETLGPVTSYTDDDVSPEIRDMILAEGLKTRCLIPLINHSRVVGFLGIMRKTEDAFTQEDIEFLTQASGQIAIAIENAVAYREISDLKDKLAQEKLYLEEEIRSEMGFEQIIGSSTALRHVLEMVNTVAPTDSTVLLLGETGTGKELIARAIHEHSRRKDRTFVKLNCAAIPTGLLESELFGHEKGAFTGAISQKIGRLELADHGTLFLDEVGDIPTEIQPKLLRALQEREFERLGSTHTRKVNVRLIAATNRDLEKMVASREFRSDLYYRLHVFPIRIPPLRDRKEDIPQLVSYFVQKFAKQMQKKIETISPAVMKGLTAWEWPGNIRELENFMERAVIVTRGKSLEAPLGELRKTTYETPAPGNAQSSQQDIADIVKETIHALNSKKTVMNDYATRQREEIVRALTDSKGRVGGEDGAAARMGTKRSTLLSRIKKFGIDPKQFA; encoded by the coding sequence ATGAGCACAGAGCCCATCATCGCGGGTGCAAACAACGGGGAACGTCGCGAGACTCTCCTTGGTTTGAGCGATACCGCCCGCCTGCAATTGCTACTGGACCTGACGAAACGAATCACGTCGAACCTACAGCTTCGGGAAGTATTGCGCGCCATCGCAGCGAATGTTCGTGAGGTCATTCAGTGCGATGCCGTTGTTATTTCGCTGCCGGATATGTCATCAGGGACGGTCAGGGTATACGCTCTTGACTTTCCTAATAGTAAGGGGCTCATCGCGGAAGAGCAGATCGTCGCAATGTCAGGCGCGGCCAGGCGAGCTCTTGAAACTCTGGGACCGGTGACCTCATACACCGACGACGACGTTTCTCCTGAGATTCGCGACATGATACTCGCCGAGGGTTTAAAGACCCGCTGTTTGATTCCTCTTATTAATCACAGCCGTGTGGTTGGCTTTCTGGGAATTATGCGGAAAACGGAGGATGCTTTCACGCAAGAAGATATAGAGTTCCTCACCCAAGCATCCGGGCAAATCGCGATTGCCATTGAAAACGCCGTGGCATACCGCGAGATTTCGGACCTTAAGGACAAACTAGCCCAGGAAAAGCTCTACCTCGAAGAAGAGATTCGCAGCGAGATGGGCTTTGAGCAGATCATCGGAAGCAGCACAGCGTTGAGACATGTGTTGGAGATGGTTAACACGGTTGCTCCCACTGATTCCACAGTCTTGCTGCTCGGTGAAACCGGAACGGGAAAGGAATTGATCGCTCGCGCGATTCACGAACATAGCCGACGAAAAGACCGGACTTTCGTGAAGCTGAACTGTGCTGCGATTCCTACCGGTCTGCTGGAAAGCGAATTATTTGGGCATGAAAAAGGAGCATTTACGGGGGCCATTTCCCAGAAAATCGGACGCCTGGAGCTCGCCGACCACGGCACTCTGTTTTTGGATGAAGTCGGTGACATTCCCACTGAGATTCAACCGAAGCTCTTGCGAGCATTGCAGGAGCGGGAATTTGAACGACTGGGAAGCACTCATACCCGGAAGGTGAATGTCCGTCTGATTGCGGCTACCAATCGAGATCTCGAAAAGATGGTTGCTTCTCGAGAATTTCGAAGTGATCTGTACTACCGCCTGCATGTATTTCCGATCCGAATACCACCGCTGCGGGACAGAAAAGAAGATATTCCGCAACTCGTGAGTTACTTCGTCCAGAAGTTTGCAAAGCAAATGCAGAAGAAGATTGAAACGATTTCGCCGGCGGTAATGAAAGGGCTGACGGCTTGGGAATGGCCTGGCAATATCCGTGAGCTGGAAAACTTCATGGAGCGGGCGGTGATTGTAACGCGCGGCAAGTCGCTTGAGGCTCCCCTCGGAGAGCTCCGAAAGACCACTTATGAAACGCCAGCTCCTGGCAACGCGCAGTCTTCACAGCAGGACATCGCTGACATCGTCAAAGAAACGATCCACGCGCTGAATTCAAAAAAGACTGTGATGAATGATTACGCAACAAGACAACGAGAAGAAATTGTACGTGCGCTCACCGATAGCAAGGGGCGCGTCGGTGGAGAGGATGGCGCTGCCGCACGCATGGGCACCAAACGCTCCACTCTCCTTTCTCGTATCAAAAAGTTTGGCATAGACCCCAAGCAATTCGCCTAA